DNA from Lentibacillus amyloliquefaciens:
ACTCGAAATAACTGAATCGGTTATTGCCATGACAGTCAAAGATGATGGGAAAGGTTTTGATCCCGGGTTAAAACAAGATAAATCGTTTGGCTTGATCGGGATGAGGGAACGGGTTGAAATGCTTGATGGCACATTGACAATCAACTCGGAGATAGACAAAGGAACAACAATCATGATAAAAGTTCCATCTTCCATTTCCAAAGACTTTGAATTTTAAAAAATAAAAAGTATACTAATGTTATAGACATTAAGATCGGCAAATTACTGTAATAGGGTAACTGAATAGAGTAATAACTTGGGAGGAACCATGCTATGACGAAAAAACGAACCAAAATTGTATTAATCGACGACCATAAGTTATTCCGTGAAGGGGTTAAGCGCATCCTGGATTTTGAATCCTCTTTCGAAGTTGTAGCTGAAGGTGATGATGGCAATATTGCCTCTCAATTGGTTCGGAAACACAGACCAGATGTGGTGCTGATGGACATCAATATGCCAAAATTAAATGGTGTTCAGGCCACTGCAGATCTAGTGCGAAAATATCCGAATACCAATGTCATTATCCTGTCGATACACGATGACGAAAGCTATGTAACGCATGCATTAAAAACGGGGGCACAGGGGTATTTACTTAAGGAAATGGATTCAGATGCCTTAATCGAAGCGATAAAAGTTGTTCGTGAAGGCGGCTCTTATCTCCATCCAAGAATCACCCACAATCTGGTTCAGGAATATCGACGTCTGGCACGTGAAAACGCGGCAACCGTTGCAGAAAATGCTGTCGAATACCATAAACCGCTGCATTTGCTTACACGCCGTGAATGTGAAGTCCTGCAGCTCCTGGCTGATGGGAAAAGCAACAGAGGCGTTGCGGAACGATTATATATCAGTGAAAAAACAGTGAAAAATCATGTGAGCAATATTTTGCAAAAAATGAACGTTAATGACCGCACACAGGCTGTTGTTTCCGCCATCCGAAAAGGCTGGGTTGAGATGGACAGCTAAGCTTTCATTAAATGCCTGAATAAATACCCTGCAGTGAAAACTGCAGGGTATTTTCATGATGCATTTTTGTCACAATTGATGTAAAATGATAGAAAATAGCACA
Protein-coding regions in this window:
- a CDS encoding response regulator, giving the protein MTKKRTKIVLIDDHKLFREGVKRILDFESSFEVVAEGDDGNIASQLVRKHRPDVVLMDINMPKLNGVQATADLVRKYPNTNVIILSIHDDESYVTHALKTGAQGYLLKEMDSDALIEAIKVVREGGSYLHPRITHNLVQEYRRLARENAATVAENAVEYHKPLHLLTRRECEVLQLLADGKSNRGVAERLYISEKTVKNHVSNILQKMNVNDRTQAVVSAIRKGWVEMDS